Genomic DNA from Streptomyces sp. GS7:
GACCCGGACGCGGAGAACCAGGAGCAGGTCGGCGAGATCCCCAGCACCTTCAGCGACGAGCACACCCGGCAGTTCCTGCGGGAGGCGGACACGGCGATGGGCGCCGTCCTCAGGTCCGACCCGCGGCCGCTGTACGTGGCCGGCGAGGCGGCCGCGCTCGCCCTGCTGGACGATGCCGGCACCGTCCTGCGCGGCGCCAAGGGTGCCAAGGGGGAGGTCACGCAGGTGCCGCAGGCGGGGCTGGCGGCCGGACCGCCCGACGCGGTGTGGCAGGCCGTACGCCCCTACGCCGAGAAGCGGGCGGCCGGTGAGGTCGAGGAGGTGCTGGCCGAACTGGACCGGGCGCGCGGGCGCCGGGCGTTCGCGGCCGGGGTCGACGAGATCCGGCAGAACGTCACCACCGGCCGGGTCGCCCTGCTGGCGGTGGAGGAGAACTACCGCGAGACGGTGCGGGAGACCGGCGGCCATCTGACACCGGCGGAGCCCGGTGAGCGGGACGCGGTGGACGACATCGTCGACGAGATCGTCGAACGGTCCCTGGACACCGGCGCGGAGGTGCGGTTCGTACCGGACGGCACACTGGCCGAGGTGGGCGGCATCGCGAGCGCGTTGCGCTACTAGCGCGCCGCGGTGTCGGCCACGGACCGGCGAACGGCGGTCAACGGGCCATCCGTTGACCGCCGTTCGCCGTCCGGCGTCAGGCCGGTTGCATCCGGAAGTGGCGGGTGAACCAGTCGCGGGCGAGGACGCAGACCCGGTCCAGGGCGCCGCGCTCCTCGAAGAGATGCGTGGCGCCGGGGACGATTTCGAGCGTGTTCTCGCAGCCCAGCGCGGACTGCGCCTGGCGGTTGAGGTCCAGCACCAGGGTGTCGTTGCCGCCGACGATCAGGAGCGTCGGCGCCTGTACGGAGCCGAGCAGCGAGCGGCCGGCGAGGTCGGGGCGGCCACCGCGGGAGACCACGGCGCCGATGTCCGCGTCCGGGTAGGCGGCGGCCCGCAGTGCGGCGGCGGCCCCGGTGCTGGCGCCGAAGTAGCCGATGGGCACGGGCGCGCGGGCGCGCAGCCAGCGGGTGGCGTCCGCGAGCCGGCGGGCCAGGGTGTCGATGTCGAAGACGTTGGCCCGGTTGGCCTCCTCGGCCGGGGTGAGCAGGTCGAAGAGCAGGGTGCCCAGGCCCGCGCGGTTGAGGGCCGCGGCCACCGCGCGGTTGCGGGGGCTGTGCCGGCTGCTGCCGGAGCCGTGGGCGAACATCACGATCGGCGCGGTGGCGGTGGGCCGGACGAGATCCCCGGTGAGCCGCACCGGGCCCGCCTCGATCCGGACCTCCTCCTCGGTCGGCACGCTCGCCGGCGTTCCGGTCCCGGCACGTGCGGCCGGGCCGGCCGCGGCCTGGGCCAGGAGGGAGACGACCTCGTCGTCCGAGGTCTGGGAGAAGTCCTCGTACCACTCGCCGACCGCGGAGAACGCGTACGGGGTGGAGAGGCAGACGATGTCGTCCGCCTTGCCGCGCAGGCGCTCGGCGGCGTCGGGCGGCGCCACGGGGACGGCCAGTACGACGCGGGCCGCGCCCTGGGCGCGTACCACCTCGCAGGCGGCCGCCGCGGTGGCGCCGGTCGCGACGCCGTCGTCGATCACGATCGCGGTCCGGCCCTCCAGCGTCAGCCGCGGCCGGCCGGCCCGGAAGCGGGCGGCCTGCCGGGCGAGTTCCGCCGCTTCCTCGCGCTCCACGGAGGCGACGTCGGACTGGTTGATCCGGCCCCGGCGGATGATGTCGTCGCTGATGACGCGTACGCCGCCCTCGCCGATGGCGCCGAAGCCCAGCTCGCGCTGGTACGGGACGCCGAGTTTGCGGACGACGATCACGTCGAGGGGGGCATCGAGCGCCTGGGCCACCTGATAGGCCACCGGGACGCCGCCGCGGGGCAGGCCCAGGACGACGGGATCCTCGCTCTCCAGGTGGCGCACGGCCTCGGCGAGGCGGCGTCCGGCGTCCGCGCGGTCAGTGAACAGCACGATGTGCACCCCCTACCCAGGGGAGACGAAGCCACGTCCACACCTAGTTCGAAATAACCCCAAATCGTCTCATTGCGCAAGTCCGAGCAGGGCGACGATCTCCGGGACCGACCACCGAGCGTCGACCCCCGGACACGCGGCGAGATATTCCGCGGTGCGCTGCCGGGTCCAGCCGTGGGTGGCCATGATCCCGGCGGCGATATGGCGCAGATAGGCCGGGGCGGGCGGGTTCGGCGGGACGTCCGCGCTGCGCCAGGGGGCGGTGAAGGTCAGCACCGGGTGCCCGTCGAGCCGGCCGGGGCAGACCAGGGTCTCGTACCGGCCGGGGCCGAGGCGGGCGCGCCCGCGGGTGAGGACCGGTGTGAGGTCGAGGTCGCCGGACGGCTCGCGGTACATCTCCTGTGCGGCGATGTCGGAGAATTGAGAGAGCGTCAGAAGATAGGCATGGGCGGGGAGTTCGCCGTCCGCGTCGGCGTCGTAGAAGGCCCGGCCGCCGGTCCACAGCGCGGATTCGGTGGCGAAGTACAGTCGGCCGCGGAGGACGACGGGTGCGCTGCGCGCGGGACGGCGGGGGTCGCGGCAGCCGGGGTGGTCGCGCCCGCCGCCGGGCGGACGGCCGCCGGCGAGGTAGTGGCCGAGCCTCTCGGGGTGCATGTTGGACCCGTAGGCGGCGTACCAGACCAGGGGCGCGGGGGCGGTACCGGCCGCGTACCGCCCGGGCTCGCGGGGTTCCAGGACGCGCGGGGTCATCACGTGTCCACGGTATCGCCGCGGGTCACCGGGGAGCCCGCGGCCGGCCCGGACCGCGCGCTGTGCGGCGGGCGAGCGGGCGCTGGTTGATCGCTCCCCCGACGGGCTGATAGACCTCCTGTCCGTGGCTACTACCAGCGAGAACAGCAACCGGTGGATCCGCCGGTTCCGGCCGGCCGACGACGCGCCCTGCGGATTGGTCTGCTTTCCGCACGCCGGGGGCTCGGCGACGTTCTACTTCCCGGTGGCGCAGGCGCTGTCCCCGCAACTGGACGTGCTCGCCGTGCAGTACCCGGGCCGCCAGGACCGGCTGTCCGAGCCGTGCCTGGAGGACATCCACGAGGTGGCCGACCAGGTCACCGCGGCGCTGGAGCCCTGGACCGGCCGGCCGCTGGCGCTCTTCGGCCACAGCATGGGCGCCACCGTCGCCTACGAGGTCGCCAGGAATCTGGAGCGGTCCGGCAGGCCGCCGCTGGGCCTGTTCGCCTCCGGGCGACGCGCCCCGTCCCGGCACCGCGACCTGTCGGTCCACCTGCGGGACGACGACGGACTGGTCGCCACCCTCAAGGAGTTGAGCGGCACCGACGAGGCGGTGCTCGCCGACGAGGAGCTGCTGCGGATGGTGCTGCCGGCGGTCCGCGCGGACTACAAGGCCGTCGAGACCTATCGCCATCGCGAGGGGCCCCGGCTGAGCTGCCCGGTCTCGGTCCTCGTGGGGGACAGCGATCCGGTCACCACCCCGGAGGAGGCGGACGCCTGGCGCGAGCACACCACCGGCCCCTGCGAGCTGACGGTGCTCCCCGGTGGCCACTTCTACCTCAACTCCCAGGCGGAGGAGGTCAGGAAGGTCATCGTGCGCGACATCGGGAGCTGGGCGTAGGGCGGCTCGGGGGCCCGTGCGCGGGTGCGGCCGGACCGGTTCCGCCCGCCGCGGGGCCGGCCGGGCCGGTCAGTACGCGTGGTGGTTCACCCGGTGCGACCACGCCTCGTAGGCGCCGGCGCCCAGCTCGGGGTAGATCTGCTGGATCTTGATCCGGCGCTGGTCGAGCGGCCTTTGGAAGTCCTCGTACTGGTACGAGTCGTCGAAGCCGATCCGCCGGGTGTCCTCCAGGCTGCAGCTGAAGTAGACCGCGTCCAGCCGGGACCAGTAGATGGCGCTCATGCACATCGGGCAGGGGGCGCCGCTGATGTAGATCGAGCAGCCCCGGAGCATGCGGGCGCGTTCCGGCACCGGGTCCGGCGAGCCCTCGGGCCGGGGCACGTACTGCAGGGTGCTCTCGTTCTGGTGCTCCTCGGAGATTGACGGCGCCTCAGGGTTGAGCATCTGCACGGCCTTGCGGATGGTCTCCACCTCGGCGTGCGCGGTGGGGTCGCCGGTCAGCAGGACGCGGTTCTGCCCGCGGGCGACGATCTCGCCGTCGCGGGCGATGACCGCGCCGAACGGCCCGCCCCAGCCCTTGTTCACGGACTCCGTGGCGAGCCGCACCGCCTCGGCGATCAATTCCTTCGGTTCCATTGCCACGTCTCCGATCGGCCTCTGATCCTTGATGGAAAGGTCAAATATCTGCCCCATTTGCCGCTTAATTTGCTTTTGTACTACGCTACTCCAGGTGAGTGCCCGTGCAAGCCGTCGCTCGGCGGCCGACAGCGCCACCGTGGTGACCTCGCAGAAGGTGCGTGCAGGCCGGACCGACGAGTACCAGCGCTGGCAGGAGCGGACCAACGAAGCCGCTCGCGCCTTCGACGGGTTCATGGGCGCCGAGGTGTACCCGCCCGCGGCCGGCACGGGCAACGAATGGGTGGCCGTCTT
This window encodes:
- a CDS encoding baeRF3 domain-containing protein, producing MHAALSSADLAKLRRQRPYPAVTVLMPTHRREPDNAQDPVLLRNMMAEAKEQLQADPDISRDRRIDVIEQLDQALSEIDLTHAEDGMAVFAAPGEHQVWSLGRTVPARVVLSDTFLTRNLVAAQAAERPFWVMALSAGRISLWSGAADRVTEVQRGAFPLTRSLVDPDAENQEQVGEIPSTFSDEHTRQFLREADTAMGAVLRSDPRPLYVAGEAAALALLDDAGTVLRGAKGAKGEVTQVPQAGLAAGPPDAVWQAVRPYAEKRAAGEVEEVLAELDRARGRRAFAAGVDEIRQNVTTGRVALLAVEENYRETVRETGGHLTPAEPGERDAVDDIVDEIVERSLDTGAEVRFVPDGTLAEVGGIASALRY
- a CDS encoding phosphoribosyltransferase family protein, whose amino-acid sequence is MLFTDRADAGRRLAEAVRHLESEDPVVLGLPRGGVPVAYQVAQALDAPLDVIVVRKLGVPYQRELGFGAIGEGGVRVISDDIIRRGRINQSDVASVEREEAAELARQAARFRAGRPRLTLEGRTAIVIDDGVATGATAAAACEVVRAQGAARVVLAVPVAPPDAAERLRGKADDIVCLSTPYAFSAVGEWYEDFSQTSDDEVVSLLAQAAAGPAARAGTGTPASVPTEEEVRIEAGPVRLTGDLVRPTATAPIVMFAHGSGSSRHSPRNRAVAAALNRAGLGTLLFDLLTPAEEANRANVFDIDTLARRLADATRWLRARAPVPIGYFGASTGAAAALRAAAYPDADIGAVVSRGGRPDLAGRSLLGSVQAPTLLIVGGNDTLVLDLNRQAQSALGCENTLEIVPGATHLFEERGALDRVCVLARDWFTRHFRMQPA
- a CDS encoding histone deacetylase, which translates into the protein MTPRVLEPREPGRYAAGTAPAPLVWYAAYGSNMHPERLGHYLAGGRPPGGGRDHPGCRDPRRPARSAPVVLRGRLYFATESALWTGGRAFYDADADGELPAHAYLLTLSQFSDIAAQEMYREPSGDLDLTPVLTRGRARLGPGRYETLVCPGRLDGHPVLTFTAPWRSADVPPNPPAPAYLRHIAAGIMATHGWTRQRTAEYLAACPGVDARWSVPEIVALLGLAQ
- a CDS encoding thioesterase II family protein, coding for MATTSENSNRWIRRFRPADDAPCGLVCFPHAGGSATFYFPVAQALSPQLDVLAVQYPGRQDRLSEPCLEDIHEVADQVTAALEPWTGRPLALFGHSMGATVAYEVARNLERSGRPPLGLFASGRRAPSRHRDLSVHLRDDDGLVATLKELSGTDEAVLADEELLRMVLPAVRADYKAVETYRHREGPRLSCPVSVLVGDSDPVTTPEEADAWREHTTGPCELTVLPGGHFYLNSQAEEVRKVIVRDIGSWA
- a CDS encoding nucleoside deaminase — its product is MEPKELIAEAVRLATESVNKGWGGPFGAVIARDGEIVARGQNRVLLTGDPTAHAEVETIRKAVQMLNPEAPSISEEHQNESTLQYVPRPEGSPDPVPERARMLRGCSIYISGAPCPMCMSAIYWSRLDAVYFSCSLEDTRRIGFDDSYQYEDFQRPLDQRRIKIQQIYPELGAGAYEAWSHRVNHHAY